The genomic DNA TGTTCCATTGTCATTAGCGATGCTGATAATGGTATCTAACAACATGCTGTTTGCAGAGTTTATTTCATCTAACAGAGTATCCTTAGCATTCTGCAATACAAAGTTTGAAAAAAGTGAGACTGCTCGTGTTGTTGATAGAAATATGTTGCAATTCATAAGAGAGTAGAAATTGCCTCATTAATAGCTtcagaaaataaagaaaatatgtTTCAGAAAACTAGGAAAAGAAAACAATGATCCCTCATGTTACTTGTGTTTTTTGCCTTCTAGCACGCCGTTCTACACTGTATTCATCCTCGGAGGCAGTGCAATCAAATGTCAAGCAACTTGCACCCATGATGCCCTGTGGTGCTGACTCAGAATACAATGATGTACTTTCCAAATCACGCTTCATTTTGTTCGCAGTGCTAGATCCACACTGCTCTGAGAAGAATGCCCAATCCTCAAAGGTATCCATTTCGCTCTGTTGTACCCAATTGTTCGAGTTGAGGACTGAGCAGACAGAATTAGCTGCGCTACAAAGCATCGCTGGTGATGAAGTACGCACCTGAAGATAAGTCAAGAAATAAGTTAAAGAATTCCAAATATCAAATGTTAACAATATGATCAATGTTGCATGCTTACCGCATCAAGTAGGCGATCGATGGGCCTCTTAGCCTCCAGTATTTCATTTCTAGGGTCATCCTTATCCTCTGCTTGATGATCTACTATTTCTGCCAGAAGTGGTGCGGATGGCATGATTGGTTTAATGGTAGTGACCTGTTTAATACAATTTTCTGCAGCTGTTGCTGTTCCTCCTACTACTGTCTGTGCACTGGTAGTTGCTGAGATGTCTTGTAGTAGTGAGCCATAAAAACTCTCGAAGTTGTCGGATGATGTAGGGTGCACTGAAGGACAGGGCAAAGCAGCTGGATCACAACCTGAATTGGTAACGGATGAAGTGGTTTCTATAACACCAGGATTGGCAAAGGGTGATGATGGCAATGATGATTTTGCTGAAGCACATGGTGAAACAGCTTGTATAGAAGTAGATTGGGCAAATGATGATGGCAACATAGAGTTCCCTGAAGCACATGACGAGGCAACTTTTAAAACACCTGGCTTGGCAACTGATGATGGCAATGTGGACTTCACAGAAACAGAGGATGAGGTTGTAGGATTTGCATCTCTTGGCGTAGAAATGGGTGATGAGGATGTGGACACCTGAGAAGGTGAAGAGACTTTTACAGTGCCTGCCTTGATAGCAAGTGAAAGTGTCTGTGTGCAACACTCCTGAAGCTTATCGATTGGCAAAGACTGCACCAATCCTCGTGTCTTTTTAGGGAAACAAGAGCTTTCTACTCCTAACAAGCTGTTGCTATTGATTTCTTGAGCTGCTGGTGTTGTAGTTATAATATTCTTCATCAACTGGGTATTTACAGGTTGTTCTTGCTGATTTTGATGGCTACAATATAGAAAAAAGCACACAAAGGAATTGTATAAATTTGTCATATAAAAATAATGATAAGCAATCTCAACCATTCTGAAAGTTGctaaatttaaatattttagAAAGGAGATTTAAATATTAAATGAGAAATTACTAGATAATGCAGCCTAATAAGCAGCCCATCACATAATTTGTACTTTCTTCATTGCAATTCAAGGTCATGGTCACACATCATCAGGAACCCAATATTTCACAGTAGTTCTTTTAAAACTATTAAAAGACAAGTGCATTTTATACCGACCTTGTACCAGCACTGGATGGAGCCTGATCACCAATAAGATTGATTATTTTAGGCTGCCCATGAGAAATCTGGTACCTATTTCTACTTCTCCTGTAGAAACCTAGCAAATCTTGTATGGACTTGAGAAACATGGAGAGCTGCCCCCTGTAGTTGTCAGGGATGCTGCTTTTCTCTAGCAGTAAGAATTTCACCATCAGTTTTGTTTTCTGCTTCAAGTGTACTCTAAATCTGTATTGTTGAGCTCTTTCATTGGGTAATGACTCAAGCTGCTTCTGTCCAGAAATGGAACAAAAGAATGTGAGAGATATTGGTGTTGATGAACATTCATAAGGTTCAAAGTTTTAATATGAAAATAATAAAGGACCTGTGAAAGTTTTGGAACAAGAATGGCTTTATCCAATTCCATGAGCTCTAAAAGGTAAGCATCCTTTAGCGGCTTGATCTGAAATCCATGTAACCGCAATATGATTATATGATGATTATTCACATTCCAAGCTATGTAGCAATGCTTATATTATTAAAAGACAAGACAATGATATATACAGATATGATATGTGAGCAATTAAACTGCAGTGATCATAAATTCTTGTGGCAGCATGATATATACTTTATAGATATACATGGGCATGACTGGAAGATAAAAAAGCTCATAGAAAAATAAAGACTTGAGAGAAAATTCTTGTCTCAGCCTGAATATACGATATGTCAAAAAGACTTTTCCCACCTTCTGAAACATTTCCTCCCTCCAATCAACTTCTCCAGCATTTCCCGTAGTTGCTGAAAATGACAAACAAGATGTGAACATTTGTGATGAGTTAACAAAGAAAAGTAAGGAATTGATGCAGCATCATGTCATACACAATTTATGACGGACTAATAATGCAGGTGGGAAAACCTAAAGTTTGAGAGATCTTACAGAACAAGATGTTTTGCTGACTGGCGGTGATCAGCTGCTGAGGTAGGGCCACAGGCTGAGATTCTATTTCGATATGTTCATTGAGTGCCTCTTGTTCATGCATCCTCAGCTTTGACCCTAATCCAATTGTTACACCAGGTTGAGTATTCTGTGCTCCAAGATGACCATTATGCACCTGCATTTGGTACTTTTGCCTATCCATCGTCTGTTGTTGGTTGAACCCCAAACCTTTTTGATTCACCATCATGAGTTCCTTCGGCAACATACCATTTTTCCCGAAGGGATTCTGCTGCACATTTGGTTGAACTGGCTGTCCTTGTGGCTGTGTAATTCTATTTGGGTTGCATCCTGAAAAGTCTGAGGGCTGCATTTGCAAGGCTAGTTGCTTCAACTTTTCAGATGCTACTGGTTGTACCATCCGCTGACTGAGTAGGACATTTGTTTCCGATGGAGTTGTTGATGCTTGTCGCGAGTTAAGAGTTTGACCTGGCTTTCTTGTAACCTCTAGATGTTCTTGCTTAACGTTGACGTGATGTTTTGTGCTGAAGGACAAGCCACGTTCTGGTTTGGCACTAGGCCCGAAACTAAAGATGTCGTAGGAAGGCTTTGCAGCTGAGAAGATTGCCTTCCGTGAGTAGAAATCGATGGCACTTGCGTTGATGAATTACCTCCGTTGATTGCATGAATTGCATTAACTGGACGCATATGGCTTCCCATTTGTACTTGGTGATGATGGATTGAAGCAGCACGCTGCAAAAGTTTTTGCTTTTGTAGCTCCAGAGTAGACAACTTGTAAGAAACTCTCCTAAGATAATCTCCCTGTAAATATGATGAAACTATATTACACACCATGGTATGAGATAAAACACATGAAACGGGAACCAGAGGAAGAAAACATATAGCTAACAGTTTTATTTCATTTTCTATCATATACTACTTGCATTCACCAGTTAATTTTAGTACAGATATGCAAACGACTGCATACCTAGCATAGTAATAGATCTGAAGCTCAAATGCACATGAAGCATGCCATAAAAATgaggaaaaagtccatttttgacccctcaactcttgtgtttgtCCAACTTTAACCCCCAACTACAAAACCTGACACAATGGATACCCCAACAATTAATACCGTGCAACTTTGccacccccccaccccaccccttcTAGGTGGTATTGTGATGACATGACAGTGGTTTTGCTCTCTTTTTTCCAACTAAACCATGACGTGgccgggcccacatgtcataccCATTCTCTCTCCCTTCTTCACTGCCGACGCCAccatcttctctctccctcttcgtGCTCCCGCCGCCGGGTAGCCCTGAGCTCACCCCATGCTTGCGCCACTGGCCCCAGCTCCTCTCCGTCCCCGCGCCGAGGTCCAGTGTCGTGCCCCCCGTCCTCCTCCCCACGCCAC from Panicum virgatum strain AP13 chromosome 7N, P.virgatum_v5, whole genome shotgun sequence includes the following:
- the LOC120682021 gene encoding cell wall protein DAN4-like; this encodes MVQPVASEKLKQLALQMQPSDFSGCNPNRITQPQGQPVQPNVQQNPFGKNGMLPKELMMVNQKGLGFNQQQTMDRQKYQMQVHNGHLGAQNTQPGVTIGLGSKLRMHEQEALNEHIEIESQPVALPQQLITASQQNILFSTTGNAGEVDWREEMFQKIKPLKDAYLLELMELDKAILVPKLSQKQLESLPNERAQQYRFRVHLKQKTKLMVKFLLLEKSSIPDNYRGQLSMFLKSIQDLLGFYRRSRNRYQISHGQPKIINLIGDQAPSSAGTSHQNQQEQPVNTQLMKNIITTTPAAQEINSNSLLGVESSCFPKKTRGLVQSLPIDKLQECCTQTLSLAIKAGTVKVSSPSQVSTSSSPISTPRDANPTTSSSVSVKSTLPSSVAKPGVLKVASSCASGNSMLPSSFAQSTSIQAVSPCASAKSSLPSSPFANPGVIETTSSVTNSGCDPAALPCPSVHPTSSDNFESFYGSLLQDISATTSAQTVVGGTATAAENCIKQVTTIKPIMPSAPLLAEIVDHQAEDKDDPRNEILEAKRPIDRLLDAVRTSSPAMLCSAANSVCSVLNSNNWVQQSEMDTFEDWAFFSEQCGSSTANKMKRDLESTSLYSESAPQGIMGASCLTFDCTASEDEYSVERRARRQKTQNAKDTLLDEINSANSMLLDTIISIANDNGTDGISSSCGGTMVKLFYTATSLAPDLASLFATPGMCIVIPLKLLVPADYPRSSPMLVCDKGDEQMRKRFNAISGTLDVAFRQALCGLPDPMSVLDIAKAWDASVRRAVVEFAQRHGGGTFSSSYGEWARC